A region of the Pseudarthrobacter oxydans genome:
CAGGGCCTGCACGCAGCGGGAGTCAAGCTTGTATCCACCGGGTCCACCGCCAAGAAGATCGCCGCGGCGGGCATTCCCGTCCAGGAGGTCGAGGAGGTCACCGGCTCCCCGGAGATGCTGGACGGCCGGGTCAAGACGCTGCATCCGCGCGTCCACGGCGGCATCCTGGCTGACCGCCGCGTGGCAGCCCACATGGACACGCTCACCCGGATGGAGATCGAGCCCTTCGACCTGGTGGTGGTGAACCTCTACCCGTTCGTGGAGACCGTGAAGTCCGGCGCGGCCCAGGACGACGTCGTCGAACAGATCGACATCGGCGGCCCCGCCATGGTGCGCTCTGCTGCGAAGAACCATGCCGCCGTCGCCATTGTGGTGGACCCGTCCTTCTACGGCCAGGTGGTCACAGCGGCCGCTGAAGGCGGCTTTGACCTGAAGACGCGACGGCGGCTGGCCGCCAAGGCGTTCGCCCACACCGCGTCCTACGACAACGCCGTGGCCACCTGGACGGCGAGCCAGTTCCTGGACGAGGACGGCGACGGCGTCATCGACTGGCCCGCCTACGCCGGCCTTTCGCTGGAGCGCTCCGAGGTGCTGCGCTACGGCGAGAACCCGCACCAGCAGGCTGCCCTGTACGTGGACAAGGCCGCGCCCGTGGGCATCGCCCAGGCCGACCAGCTGCACGGCAAGGCCATGAGCTACAACAACTTCGTTGACGCCGACGCCGCCCTCCGCGCCGCCTACGACTTCAGCGAACCGGCCGTAGCCATCATCAAGCACGCCAACCCGTGCGGCGTGGCCGTCGGTTCCGCAGATGCCGCCGACCCCATCGCCGACGCCCATGCCAAGGCCCACGCCTGTGATCCGGTTTCCGCGTTCGGCGGCGTGATCGCGGCCAACCGCACCATCACCGCTGGAATGGCCAACACCGTCAAGGACATCTTCACCGAGGTCGTCATCGCTCCGGGCTTCGAACCCGAAGCTGTGGAAATTTTGTCCAAG
Encoded here:
- the purH gene encoding bifunctional phosphoribosylaminoimidazolecarboxamide formyltransferase/IMP cyclohydrolase, which encodes MSFTQHERVSIDRVPIRRALISVYDKTGLEELAQGLHAAGVKLVSTGSTAKKIAAAGIPVQEVEEVTGSPEMLDGRVKTLHPRVHGGILADRRVAAHMDTLTRMEIEPFDLVVVNLYPFVETVKSGAAQDDVVEQIDIGGPAMVRSAAKNHAAVAIVVDPSFYGQVVTAAAEGGFDLKTRRRLAAKAFAHTASYDNAVATWTASQFLDEDGDGVIDWPAYAGLSLERSEVLRYGENPHQQAALYVDKAAPVGIAQADQLHGKAMSYNNFVDADAALRAAYDFSEPAVAIIKHANPCGVAVGSADAADPIADAHAKAHACDPVSAFGGVIAANRTITAGMANTVKDIFTEVVIAPGFEPEAVEILSKKKNIRLLTLPEGYGRYPTEFRQVSGGMLVQVSDKVDAEGDNPANWTLAAGDAADEKTLADLAFAWTACRAAKSNAILLASNGAAVGIGMGQVNRLDSCRLAVERANTLGVEVESGSAGGSDAPGGATNTGGAGAPQRARGAVAASDAFFPFADGLQILIDAGVRAVVQPGGSVRDEEVIAAANAAGITMYFTGARHFFH